One region of Microbacterium rhizosphaerae genomic DNA includes:
- the rpsB gene encoding 30S ribosomal protein S2, with amino-acid sequence MAVVTIRQLLDSGVHFGHQTRRWNPKVKRFILTERSGIHIIDLQQSLAYIDKAYEFVKETVAHGGTILFVGTKKQAQEVLAEQATRVGQPYVNQRWLGGLLTNFSTVSKRLARMKELEELDFEDPAASGFTKKELLLKRRELDKLHKSLGGIRNLQKTPSALWVVDAKREHLAIDEAKKLGIPVIGILDTNADPDEFQYPIPGNDDAIRSVSLLTRIIADAAAEGLIQRHQPATDETQAEPLAEWERELLEQGAAAAEADAVELATEAVVAEEVAEELAAEAIAAAEAGDEEAAEELAVEAVVAEEIAEELAAEAIADEIVAEELAAEAESTEA; translated from the coding sequence ATGGCCGTCGTCACCATTCGCCAGCTGCTCGACAGCGGCGTCCACTTCGGACACCAGACCCGCCGGTGGAACCCGAAGGTCAAGCGCTTCATCCTCACGGAGCGCAGCGGCATCCACATCATCGACCTCCAGCAGTCGCTGGCCTACATCGACAAGGCCTACGAGTTCGTCAAGGAGACGGTCGCCCACGGTGGCACCATCCTCTTCGTCGGCACGAAGAAGCAGGCGCAGGAGGTGCTCGCGGAGCAGGCGACCCGCGTGGGCCAGCCGTACGTCAACCAGCGCTGGCTCGGTGGTCTGCTCACCAACTTCAGCACGGTCAGCAAGCGCCTCGCGCGCATGAAGGAGCTCGAGGAGCTCGACTTCGAAGACCCGGCTGCGAGCGGCTTCACCAAGAAGGAGCTCCTGCTCAAGCGTCGTGAGCTCGACAAGCTGCACAAGTCGCTCGGCGGCATCCGCAACCTGCAGAAGACCCCCTCGGCACTGTGGGTCGTCGACGCCAAGCGCGAGCACCTCGCCATCGACGAGGCCAAGAAGCTCGGCATCCCCGTGATCGGCATCCTCGACACGAACGCCGACCCGGACGAGTTCCAGTACCCGATCCCCGGCAACGACGACGCGATCCGCTCCGTCTCGCTGCTGACCCGCATCATCGCCGACGCCGCCGCCGAGGGCCTCATCCAGCGCCACCAGCCGGCCACCGACGAGACCCAGGCCGAGCCGCTGGCCGAGTGGGAGCGCGAGCTGCTGGAGCAGGGCGCCGCTGCCGCCGAGGCCGACGCCGTCGAGCTCGCCACCGAGGCCGTCGTGGCCGAAGAGGTCGCCGAGGAGCTGGCCGCCGAGGCCATCGCCGCCGCCGAGGCGGGCGACGAGGAGGCCGCCGAGGAGCTGGCCGTCGAGGCGGTCGTGGCGGAGGAGATCGCCGAGGAGCTCGCTGCCGAGGCCATCGCCGACGAGATCGTCGCCGAGGAGCTCGCCGCCGAGGCCGAGAGCACCGAGGCCTGA
- the frr gene encoding ribosome recycling factor: protein MIADVLSETATRMDRAVEAAKEDFATVRTGRANPQMFQKVMVDYYGSPTPLAQLASLSNPEARTLVVNPYDKSALKAIEQAIRDMPNLGANPTNDGALVRVTLPELTAERRKEFVKIVRSKGEDAKVHVRGIRRKAKDDLDALKGEVGDDELTRAEKELDAVTRSHVDEIDEALKRKEAELLEV from the coding sequence GTGATCGCCGACGTCCTGTCCGAGACCGCAACCCGCATGGATCGGGCAGTGGAGGCCGCGAAGGAGGACTTCGCGACCGTCCGCACGGGCCGCGCGAACCCGCAGATGTTCCAGAAGGTCATGGTCGACTACTACGGCTCGCCGACACCGCTGGCGCAGCTCGCCTCCCTGAGCAACCCCGAGGCGCGCACGCTCGTCGTCAACCCGTACGACAAGTCGGCGCTGAAGGCGATCGAGCAGGCGATCCGCGACATGCCGAACCTCGGTGCGAACCCCACGAACGACGGCGCCCTCGTGCGCGTCACGCTTCCGGAGCTCACCGCGGAGCGCCGCAAGGAGTTCGTGAAGATCGTCCGGAGCAAGGGCGAGGACGCGAAGGTGCACGTGCGTGGCATCCGTCGCAAGGCGAAGGACGACCTCGATGCGCTGAAGGGCGAGGTCGGCGACGACGAGCTGACGCGTGCCGAGAAAGAGCTCGACGCCGTCACCCGCTCCCACGTCGACGAGATCGACGAGGCGCTCAAGCGCAAAGAAGCCGAACTGCTGGAGGTCTGA
- a CDS encoding MFS transporter permease has protein sequence MWLRRAFFGWLIPAAFLLPLWLLVGWGVFNAGGWAFLWVLFLAIPSVLIGELVLTLLVRARGTVRAQRAISWWDVLGFTVWHCLTIALGFYNPAWWAPVFVLTIAVFVGLFWLVLWELWREARPAGIVQYTRAGVGFIAAERPSTTADDLRAEPDIIVITEGKKPTAP, from the coding sequence ATGTGGCTGCGGCGTGCGTTCTTCGGGTGGCTGATCCCCGCCGCCTTCCTGCTGCCGCTGTGGCTGCTCGTCGGCTGGGGCGTCTTCAATGCGGGCGGGTGGGCCTTCCTCTGGGTGCTGTTCCTCGCGATCCCGTCGGTGCTGATCGGCGAGCTCGTCCTCACGCTCCTCGTGCGTGCGCGGGGCACGGTGCGGGCGCAGCGCGCGATCTCGTGGTGGGACGTCCTGGGATTCACGGTCTGGCATTGCCTGACGATCGCCCTCGGCTTCTACAACCCCGCATGGTGGGCGCCGGTGTTCGTCCTCACGATCGCCGTCTTCGTCGGACTCTTCTGGCTCGTCCTCTGGGAGCTCTGGCGCGAGGCCCGGCCCGCGGGCATCGTCCAGTACACCCGCGCCGGCGTGGGCTTCATCGCCGCCGAGCGGCCCTCGACGACGGCGGACGACCTGCGGGCGGAGCCCGACATCATCGTCATCACCGAGGGCAAGAAGCCGACGGCTCCGTAG
- a CDS encoding murein hydrolase activator EnvC family protein gives MILSTSLVACSASTARERTDPSPAGDEEDRVMTPLVRGLVLAVVTIGLVAVPGGAAASSAAMAARAPSGGPTAHGWLWPVHGARIATPYAAPAQAYGPGHRGVDLEPRGGDAHVRSPADGVVAFSGMIAGRGILTIDHGGGLVTTLEPITSELHPGDAVSGGEEVGEISLGGHAPAAAIHFGVRLNGEYINPLLLLGGVPRAILLPCCE, from the coding sequence ATGATTCTCTCCACTTCCCTGGTCGCGTGCTCCGCATCCACCGCTCGCGAGCGGACGGATCCGTCCCCGGCCGGCGACGAGGAGGATCGCGTGATGACACCGCTCGTCCGAGGCCTCGTCCTCGCCGTCGTCACGATCGGACTGGTCGCCGTTCCCGGCGGTGCGGCGGCATCGTCGGCCGCGATGGCAGCGCGGGCGCCGTCCGGCGGTCCCACGGCGCACGGATGGCTCTGGCCTGTACACGGTGCGCGGATCGCAACGCCCTACGCCGCGCCCGCGCAGGCGTACGGTCCCGGTCACCGCGGTGTCGACCTCGAGCCGCGGGGCGGCGACGCACACGTCCGGAGCCCGGCGGACGGCGTCGTGGCGTTCTCCGGCATGATCGCGGGGCGAGGGATCCTGACGATCGACCACGGCGGCGGGCTCGTCACCACCCTCGAGCCGATCACGTCGGAGCTCCACCCGGGGGACGCCGTGAGCGGCGGCGAAGAGGTCGGTGAGATCTCGCTGGGCGGGCATGCGCCCGCGGCGGCGATCCACTTCGGAGTGCGGCTGAACGGCGAGTACATCAATCCCCTGCTGCTGCTGGGAGGCGTGCCGAGGGCGATCCTGCTGCCTTGCTGCGAGTAG
- a CDS encoding YifB family Mg chelatase-like AAA ATPase, with translation MSVARTWSVALTGIDGAIVEVEADLTKQTPDFRLIGLPDKALGEAVQRVRNACDNSELPLPRRRLTVNLSPASLPKQGSGFDLAIAIASLATEGIMDAASVAATVHLGELGLDGRLRPVPGVLPAVLAAARAGFDRVVVPESNRREAELVDGIRVIGAGSLAEAARFHGASVEVPEVEPVALGAAPVPVAESESLDLADVIGQPEAVEALQVAAAGGHHIMMSGPPGAGKTMLARRLPGILPPLEDEAALAVASVRSLSGDPVTDLSRTPPFEAPHHTASVAALVGGGSKIIRPGAIARATEGVLFLDEAGEFASSALDALRQPLENGSIVIHRSGLSAEFPARFQLVLATNPCPCGDYGVRGGSCTCAPFAIRRYHSRLSGPLLDRVDIELAMTRVSVAHTARGSSGVTTATARDRVSEARARTASLLRDTPWRLNAHVSGTWLRQGPYAPPPAVRRPLDNALARGSLTLRGYDRVLRLAWSAAALDGRDRLAIDDIGRALFLKKGIRT, from the coding sequence GTGAGCGTCGCGCGCACCTGGTCGGTCGCTCTGACCGGAATCGACGGCGCGATCGTCGAGGTCGAGGCCGACCTGACCAAGCAGACGCCCGACTTCCGGCTGATCGGCCTTCCCGACAAGGCGCTCGGAGAGGCGGTGCAGCGCGTGCGCAACGCCTGCGACAACAGCGAGCTCCCGCTCCCGCGCCGTCGGCTGACCGTGAACCTCTCGCCGGCGAGCCTGCCCAAGCAGGGGTCGGGCTTCGACCTCGCCATCGCGATCGCATCGCTGGCGACGGAGGGGATCATGGATGCCGCCTCCGTCGCCGCGACGGTCCACCTGGGCGAGCTCGGCCTCGACGGGCGCCTGCGCCCGGTGCCCGGCGTGCTCCCTGCCGTTCTGGCGGCCGCGCGGGCGGGATTCGACAGGGTCGTGGTGCCGGAGTCCAACCGGCGCGAGGCCGAGCTCGTGGACGGCATCCGCGTGATCGGCGCCGGGTCGCTCGCCGAGGCCGCCCGCTTCCACGGTGCGAGCGTCGAGGTGCCGGAGGTCGAGCCCGTAGCGCTGGGCGCGGCTCCGGTTCCGGTCGCGGAGAGCGAATCGCTCGACCTGGCCGACGTGATCGGGCAGCCCGAGGCCGTCGAAGCACTGCAGGTGGCGGCCGCCGGCGGACACCACATCATGATGAGCGGACCGCCGGGCGCGGGCAAGACGATGCTGGCTCGGCGCCTGCCCGGCATCCTCCCTCCCCTCGAAGACGAAGCGGCCCTGGCCGTCGCCTCCGTCCGGTCGCTGTCCGGCGATCCCGTGACCGACCTCTCCCGCACCCCGCCGTTCGAAGCTCCGCACCACACGGCCAGCGTCGCCGCTCTCGTCGGCGGCGGATCGAAGATCATCCGGCCGGGCGCCATCGCGCGCGCGACGGAAGGCGTCCTGTTCCTCGATGAGGCGGGCGAGTTCGCGAGCAGCGCGCTCGACGCGCTCCGGCAGCCCCTCGAGAACGGGTCGATCGTCATCCATCGCTCCGGGCTCAGCGCCGAGTTCCCGGCTCGCTTCCAGCTGGTGCTCGCCACCAACCCGTGTCCGTGCGGCGACTACGGCGTGCGCGGCGGCAGCTGCACGTGCGCGCCCTTCGCCATCCGTCGTTACCACAGCAGGCTCTCCGGACCACTGCTCGACCGCGTCGACATCGAGCTCGCGATGACCCGCGTGTCCGTCGCGCACACGGCGCGCGGCTCCTCCGGTGTCACGACGGCGACGGCCCGCGATCGGGTGAGCGAAGCCCGGGCGCGGACGGCTTCCCTGCTGCGTGACACGCCGTGGCGCCTGAACGCCCACGTCTCCGGCACGTGGCTGCGGCAGGGGCCGTACGCGCCGCCGCCCGCGGTGCGGCGCCCCCTCGACAACGCCCTGGCCCGCGGTTCTCTCACGCTGCGCGGCTACGACCGCGTCCTGCGCCTCGCCTGGAGCGCCGCTGCGCTCGACGGCCGCGACCGACTCGCGATCGACGACATCGGCCGCGCCCTGTTCCTCAAGAAGGGAATCCGCACATGA
- a CDS encoding DUF2469 family protein, with the protein MDEDFDDYDRELELALYKEYRDVVSQFQYVIETERRFYLANEVNVVRRDTEHDFYFEISMTDVWVWDIYRADRFVKSVRVLTFKDVNVEELSRRDFHLPEELSLDS; encoded by the coding sequence ATGGACGAGGATTTCGACGACTACGACCGTGAACTCGAGCTGGCGCTCTACAAGGAGTACCGGGACGTCGTCTCGCAGTTCCAGTACGTGATCGAGACCGAGCGCCGGTTCTACCTGGCGAACGAGGTCAATGTCGTCCGCCGCGATACGGAGCACGACTTCTACTTCGAGATCTCCATGACCGACGTGTGGGTGTGGGACATCTACCGCGCCGACCGGTTCGTGAAGTCCGTGCGGGTGCTGACGTTCAAGGACGTCAACGTCGAGGAGCTGTCGCGCCGTGACTTCCACCTGCCTGAAGAGCTCTCGCTCGACAGCTGA
- the dprA gene encoding DNA-processing protein DprA, translating into MTRPTFSSSRARSLVAPLVAAGSRDHEEVYAAALWSAIAEAGDRVAGSLVAALGAVSALQLVLAGDDGREAAGVRERDWHDAVKRWRPRLVQEELDAPFEIARRNAVGLVAPGDPWWPRGLDDLGDNAPACLWIRGEREALTRLHPAVALVGARAATAYGEHVARELASELAGRGVAVVSGAAYGIDGAAHRAALDAGGVTAAFLAGGVERPYPAGHFELLERIARSGVVVSEVPCGGAPTKWRFLARNRLIAAVSDATVVVEAGWRSGALNTVNHATDLCRAVGAVPGPVTSPASAGCHRLLRDSDRDVRCITGAGDVLELLEGDGLFLMPSPDGSGQTPSAGDRRPRTDDRTRVGDALSLRNGRTVDEIARRSGMAVDDVTLHLGLMRLDGEAEADAAGWRRLVPSG; encoded by the coding sequence ATGACCCGTCCCACCTTCTCCTCCTCTCGCGCTCGCTCGCTCGTCGCGCCGCTCGTCGCTGCGGGTTCCCGTGATCACGAGGAGGTCTACGCGGCCGCCCTGTGGAGCGCGATCGCCGAAGCGGGGGACCGCGTCGCCGGATCGCTCGTCGCAGCGCTCGGCGCGGTGTCGGCCCTGCAGCTGGTGCTCGCCGGCGACGACGGCCGCGAGGCCGCGGGGGTGAGGGAGAGGGACTGGCACGACGCCGTGAAGCGCTGGCGTCCGCGGCTCGTCCAGGAGGAGCTCGACGCGCCGTTCGAGATCGCCCGCCGGAATGCGGTCGGCCTCGTCGCCCCCGGCGATCCGTGGTGGCCCCGGGGCCTCGACGATCTCGGCGACAACGCTCCGGCGTGCCTCTGGATCCGCGGCGAGCGCGAAGCGCTGACCCGGCTGCACCCCGCGGTCGCGCTGGTGGGCGCCCGCGCCGCGACGGCGTACGGGGAGCACGTGGCGCGAGAGCTCGCATCCGAGCTCGCGGGCCGCGGCGTCGCGGTGGTGTCCGGGGCGGCCTACGGCATCGACGGGGCCGCCCATCGGGCCGCGCTCGATGCAGGTGGCGTGACCGCCGCCTTCCTCGCCGGCGGGGTCGAGCGACCGTACCCGGCGGGTCACTTCGAGCTCCTGGAGCGCATCGCGCGATCCGGAGTCGTGGTCAGCGAGGTTCCCTGCGGCGGGGCTCCGACGAAGTGGCGCTTCCTGGCACGGAATCGTCTCATCGCGGCGGTCTCCGATGCCACCGTGGTCGTCGAGGCGGGGTGGCGCAGTGGCGCGCTGAACACGGTGAACCACGCCACCGATCTGTGCCGGGCGGTCGGGGCGGTCCCGGGTCCTGTCACGAGCCCCGCTTCCGCGGGGTGTCACCGCCTGCTTCGCGACTCCGACAGGGATGTGCGATGCATCACCGGGGCGGGCGACGTCCTCGAGCTGCTCGAGGGCGACGGGCTATTCCTGATGCCGTCCCCGGACGGCTCGGGCCAGACCCCCTCCGCCGGGGATCGGCGGCCGCGGACGGACGACAGGACTCGCGTCGGCGACGCGCTGAGCTTGCGCAATGGTCGCACGGTGGACGAGATCGCGCGGCGCAGCGGCATGGCGGTAGACGACGTCACGCTGCATCTCGGCCTCATGCGCCTGGACGGGGAAGCCGAGGCGGATGCCGCCGGCTGGCGGAGGCTCGTCCCGAGCGGTTGA
- a CDS encoding tyrosine recombinase XerC, whose protein sequence is MELMAAVDRYTAYLADVRRLSPATVRAYRSDLAGLAAATAGVPLEDIDLEHLRSWLWERAKHGDARSSIARRAAAARGFFGWALEQELLASDPSLRLVAPKRSRPLPKVATTEGVGAALDALARTAQDGDAVALRDHAILELLYATGVRVSELCGLDIDDLDRGRATARVLGKGSKERVVPYGMPAAQALDAYLARGRPTLAARVEGDVRRTDGRALFLGARGRRMSPRAVYDLVTRVIGPVVGSAAVGPHLLRHSAATHLLDGGADLRSVQELLGHASLGTTQIYTHVSSERLAAAYKLAHPRA, encoded by the coding sequence ATGGAGCTCATGGCCGCCGTCGACCGCTACACGGCGTATCTCGCCGACGTGCGGCGCCTGTCGCCCGCGACCGTTCGGGCGTATCGATCCGACCTCGCGGGCCTGGCCGCGGCGACAGCGGGGGTTCCGCTGGAGGACATCGACCTCGAGCACCTGCGGTCCTGGCTCTGGGAGCGCGCGAAGCACGGCGACGCGCGCTCGTCCATCGCGCGCCGCGCTGCGGCCGCACGGGGTTTCTTCGGCTGGGCCCTCGAACAGGAGCTCCTGGCATCCGATCCCTCTCTCCGACTCGTCGCACCGAAGCGCAGCCGGCCGCTGCCCAAGGTCGCCACGACCGAGGGAGTCGGCGCCGCACTCGACGCGCTCGCCCGCACGGCGCAGGACGGGGATGCGGTCGCCCTGCGCGATCACGCGATCCTCGAGCTGCTGTATGCCACGGGAGTGCGCGTCTCGGAGCTCTGCGGTCTCGATATCGACGACCTCGACCGCGGGCGCGCCACGGCGCGGGTGCTCGGCAAGGGTTCGAAGGAAAGGGTCGTGCCGTACGGGATGCCGGCAGCCCAGGCGCTCGACGCGTATCTCGCGCGAGGGCGACCGACGCTCGCCGCCCGCGTCGAGGGCGACGTGCGGCGCACGGACGGGCGAGCGCTGTTCCTCGGAGCGCGCGGCCGCCGCATGTCACCGCGGGCCGTCTACGACCTCGTCACGCGCGTGATCGGTCCCGTCGTCGGATCGGCCGCCGTCGGTCCGCACCTGCTGCGCCACTCGGCGGCCACCCACCTGCTCGACGGCGGCGCCGACCTCAGGAGCGTGCAGGAACTGCTCGGACACGCGAGCCTCGGCACCACGCAGATCTACACCCACGTCTCGAGCGAGCGGCTTGCCGCCGCCTACAAGCTCGCGCATCCGCGGGCCTGA
- a CDS encoding YraN family protein, with amino-acid sequence MAAKDDLGRAGEDRAAAHLEATGYRILDRNWRTRGGEIDIVAERGGAIAVVEVKTRRGDLFGDPLEAVDARKRARLWRLAMAWRQAHPESAGELRLDAIAITGPDPASAALVHLEDLW; translated from the coding sequence ATGGCAGCGAAGGACGACCTGGGGCGCGCGGGCGAGGACCGCGCAGCCGCGCATCTCGAAGCGACGGGCTACCGCATCCTCGACCGCAACTGGCGCACCCGTGGCGGTGAGATCGACATCGTCGCCGAGCGCGGCGGGGCGATCGCCGTCGTGGAGGTGAAGACCCGCCGGGGCGACCTGTTCGGCGATCCGCTCGAGGCTGTCGACGCGCGCAAGCGCGCCCGGCTGTGGCGGCTCGCCATGGCGTGGCGGCAGGCGCATCCCGAATCGGCGGGCGAGCTTCGCCTCGATGCGATCGCGATCACCGGTCCCGATCCGGCGTCTGCCGCCCTCGTGCACCTCGAGGATCTGTGGTGA
- the lepB gene encoding signal peptidase I yields MTTENSAESAATPAPASRSSSAAVRKRGWVSLLRDIVVIVAVAILVSLVVKTFLVRSFYIPSASMEDTLQIQDRILVDEITPHVGGYQRGDVVVFRDPGGWLPPSTAPARPFIVEAGDWLLSLVGLSAPDSDDHLIKRVIGVAGDHVVCCNALGQITVNGTPLDESVYVKLSPGETVPRPVPFDVVVPKDSLWVLGDNRDRSQDSRYHLDQPGKGFVPVDNVVGRAFVITWPFDRFGLIDFHHEVFASVPSPSASPRPSP; encoded by the coding sequence ATGACGACCGAGAACTCGGCTGAGTCCGCCGCGACGCCCGCACCGGCGAGCCGCTCGTCTTCCGCTGCGGTGCGCAAGCGCGGCTGGGTCTCGCTCCTGCGCGACATCGTCGTCATCGTCGCGGTCGCGATCCTCGTCTCGCTGGTCGTCAAGACGTTCCTCGTCCGCTCGTTCTACATCCCGTCGGCGTCGATGGAGGACACCCTCCAGATCCAGGACCGCATCCTCGTCGATGAGATCACGCCGCACGTGGGCGGCTACCAGCGCGGAGACGTCGTCGTGTTCCGCGATCCGGGCGGCTGGCTTCCGCCGTCGACCGCACCGGCCCGTCCGTTCATCGTGGAGGCGGGGGACTGGCTGCTCTCGCTCGTCGGGCTCTCCGCCCCCGACAGCGACGACCACCTCATCAAGCGCGTCATCGGCGTGGCCGGCGACCACGTCGTCTGCTGCAACGCGCTCGGTCAGATCACCGTGAACGGGACGCCGCTCGACGAGTCCGTCTACGTCAAGCTGTCGCCGGGCGAGACCGTGCCGCGGCCGGTCCCGTTCGATGTCGTGGTGCCGAAGGACTCCCTGTGGGTGCTCGGCGACAACCGCGACCGCTCCCAGGACTCCCGATATCACCTCGACCAGCCCGGCAAGGGGTTCGTCCCCGTGGACAACGTCGTCGGCCGCGCCTTCGTCATAACGTGGCCGTTCGACAGATTCGGCCTCATCGACTTCCATCACGAGGTCTTCGCGTCCGTCCCGTCCCCGAGTGCGAGCCCGAGGCCGTCCCCCTAA
- the rplS gene encoding 50S ribosomal protein L19 — protein MQILDAVDAASLRSDIPDFAPGDTVKVHVNITEGNRSRIQVFQGVVIGRSGDGVRETFTVRKISFQVGVERTFPVHSPVIDHIELVTRGDVRRAKLYYLRSLRGKKAKIKEKRDHS, from the coding sequence ATGCAGATCCTCGACGCCGTCGACGCGGCTTCGCTCCGCTCGGACATCCCCGACTTCGCCCCCGGCGACACCGTCAAGGTGCACGTCAACATCACCGAGGGCAACCGCTCCCGCATCCAGGTCTTCCAGGGCGTCGTCATCGGCCGCTCCGGCGACGGTGTGCGCGAGACCTTCACGGTCCGCAAGATCAGCTTCCAGGTGGGCGTCGAGCGTACCTTCCCGGTGCACAGCCCGGTGATCGACCACATCGAGCTCGTGACGCGCGGTGACGTCCGTCGCGCGAAGCTCTACTACCTGCGCAGCCTCCGCGGCAAGAAGGCCAAGATCAAGGAGAAGCGCGACCACTCCTGA
- the tsf gene encoding translation elongation factor Ts, which translates to MANFTIADIKALREQLGTGMVDTKKALEEADGDMDKAVEILRLKGAKGNAKRADRSTSEGLVAARESDGKVTLIELNTETDFVAKNEKFIALADKVADAVAAVAADSAEAGLDAPAGSQTVGQLISDEAAILGEKVELRRVRTLTGDNFQVYLHRTSKDLPPQVGVVVAYSGDDAETARSIAQHISFANPTYLSRDDVPEADVEKEREIVTEISRNEGKPEAALPKIVEGRVNAFFKQVALLDQDYAKDNKLSVAQVAKDAGITVTDFARFKVGA; encoded by the coding sequence ATGGCAAACTTCACCATCGCCGACATCAAGGCTCTCCGCGAGCAGCTCGGCACGGGCATGGTCGACACGAAGAAGGCCCTCGAAGAGGCCGACGGCGACATGGACAAGGCCGTCGAGATCCTCCGCCTCAAGGGCGCGAAGGGCAACGCGAAGCGTGCCGACCGCTCGACGAGCGAGGGTCTGGTCGCCGCCCGCGAGAGCGACGGCAAGGTCACGCTCATCGAGCTGAACACCGAGACCGACTTCGTCGCGAAGAACGAGAAGTTCATCGCCCTCGCCGACAAGGTCGCCGACGCCGTCGCCGCGGTCGCCGCGGACTCGGCCGAGGCCGGGTTGGACGCCCCCGCCGGCTCGCAGACCGTCGGCCAGCTCATCTCGGACGAGGCCGCGATCCTCGGCGAGAAGGTCGAGCTGCGCCGTGTGCGCACCCTGACCGGTGACAACTTCCAGGTGTACCTGCACCGCACGAGCAAGGACCTGCCGCCGCAGGTCGGCGTCGTGGTCGCCTACTCGGGTGACGACGCGGAGACCGCTCGCAGCATCGCGCAGCACATCTCGTTCGCGAACCCGACCTACCTCTCCCGGGACGACGTGCCCGAGGCGGACGTGGAGAAGGAGCGCGAGATCGTCACCGAGATCTCGCGCAACGAGGGCAAGCCGGAGGCCGCGCTCCCGAAGATCGTCGAGGGTCGCGTGAACGCGTTCTTCAAGCAGGTCGCTCTGCTCGACCAGGACTACGCGAAGGACAACAAGCTGTCCGTTGCGCAGGTCGCGAAGGACGCCGGCATCACGGTGACCGACTTCGCCCGCTTCAAGGTCGGCGCGTAG
- the pyrH gene encoding UMP kinase, with protein sequence MITENTGRRRVLLKLSGEAFGAGQLGVNPDVVGQIAREIAAAVDQVEIAIVVGGGNFFRGAELQQRGMDRGRADYMGMLGTVMNALALQDFLEQAGAATRVQSAISMTQVAEPYIPRRAERHMEKGRVVIFGAGAGLPYFSTDTVAAQRALEIDADEVLVAKNGVDGVYTADPKTDASATKIDTITYLEALQRGLRVVDSTAFSLCMDNKMDMRVFGMEPAGNVTRALLGERIGTLVTA encoded by the coding sequence GTGATCACCGAGAACACCGGGCGCCGCCGCGTCCTCCTGAAGCTCTCCGGCGAAGCCTTCGGGGCCGGACAGCTGGGCGTGAACCCCGATGTCGTCGGTCAGATCGCGCGTGAGATCGCGGCCGCGGTCGATCAGGTCGAGATCGCCATCGTGGTCGGCGGCGGGAACTTCTTCCGCGGCGCCGAACTGCAGCAGCGCGGCATGGACCGGGGGCGTGCCGACTACATGGGCATGCTCGGCACCGTCATGAACGCGCTCGCCCTTCAGGACTTCCTCGAGCAGGCGGGTGCCGCGACCCGCGTGCAGTCCGCCATCTCCATGACGCAGGTCGCCGAGCCGTATATCCCGCGCCGCGCCGAACGTCACATGGAGAAGGGCCGCGTCGTCATCTTCGGCGCGGGCGCCGGACTCCCGTACTTCTCGACCGACACGGTCGCCGCGCAGCGGGCCCTCGAGATCGACGCCGACGAGGTCCTCGTCGCCAAGAACGGCGTCGACGGCGTGTACACGGCCGACCCGAAGACGGATGCATCCGCCACGAAGATCGATACGATCACCTACCTCGAGGCCCTTCAGCGCGGTCTCCGCGTCGTCGACTCGACCGCGTTCAGCCTGTGCATGGACAACAAGATGGATATGCGCGTGTTCGGCATGGAGCCCGCGGGCAACGTCACGCGGGCGCTGCTCGGCGAGCGCATCGGGACGCTCGTCACCGCCTGA
- a CDS encoding ribonuclease HII, whose translation MTVVEPRLTVERRLLREHALVIACDEVGRGALAGPVAVGATAVDAARARKRVPPGLRDSKLVPEMRRPEVAARAAAWVGASAVGWASAAEIDQVGIMRALGNAAIRALAELRAQGVVPEDAVVLLDGNYDYITPAGATGLTVHSIVKADRDCASAAAASVIAKVARDDHMRELHVHVPVYGWDRNKGYASVDHREAIRVHGLSDHHRASWAIADAPTLF comes from the coding sequence ATGACCGTCGTCGAGCCCCGCCTCACCGTCGAGCGGCGCCTGCTGCGCGAGCACGCGCTCGTGATCGCGTGCGACGAGGTCGGTCGCGGCGCGCTGGCCGGTCCTGTCGCGGTCGGCGCGACGGCGGTGGATGCGGCGCGCGCCCGCAAGCGGGTGCCCCCGGGCCTGCGGGATTCGAAGCTCGTGCCCGAGATGCGCAGGCCCGAGGTCGCCGCGCGCGCGGCCGCCTGGGTCGGCGCGAGCGCCGTCGGCTGGGCCAGCGCCGCCGAGATCGACCAGGTCGGCATCATGCGGGCCCTCGGCAACGCGGCGATCCGGGCCCTCGCCGAGCTGCGCGCACAGGGCGTCGTCCCCGAGGACGCCGTCGTGCTCCTGGACGGCAACTACGACTACATCACCCCGGCCGGCGCGACCGGTCTCACCGTGCACTCGATCGTCAAGGCCGACCGCGACTGCGCGAGCGCGGCGGCGGCATCCGTCATTGCCAAGGTGGCGCGCGACGATCACATGCGCGAGCTGCATGTCCACGTGCCCGTCTACGGCTGGGACCGCAACAAGGGGTACGCCAGCGTCGACCACCGCGAGGCGATCCGCGTGCACGGGCTCAGCGACCACCACCGGGCATCCTGGGCGATCGCGGATGCGCCCACGCTGTTCTGA